The genomic segment CCACATCGCAGTAGCCCCGCTCGACGGCCATGGCCGCATGGGCCACATGGGCATCGAAGGCCGAGCCGCCGATGTTGGTGCCGTCGACGAAGCGCGGTTTGATGCCCAGATGTTCGACTACCGACAGCGGCATGATCGTGCCGGCACCGGGAATACCCCAAAGCCCGGCGGTCAGCAGGCCATCGACATCGGCCATGGTCAGGCCGGCGTCGGCGACTGCGCGTGTGGCGCACTGGGCCTGGATATCGAGCACGGATACCGGTTCGGCGAACACGCCCTTGTTCAGGCCGGCTTCGGCAATGCCGGCGATTACAACGTCTCGAGTCATGATGGGTCGGTCTCCTGAGTGAGAATGACGGCGTCGGCGGCAGCCACGCCCTGGCCGGCGGTCATCACCATCAGCGGATTGATGTCGATGGAGTGCACCACGTCGGCGTTGGCCGCGGCATATTCGGACAGGCGTACGAGTGTGGCCGCGAGTGCATCGATATCGGCCACCGGTCGTCCGCGGGCGCCGGTCAGCAGGCCGTAGCCACGCAGCCGCTTGAGCATGGCCTTGGCCTGGGTATCGTCGAAGGGCGCGAGCTCGAAGGTCACGTCTTCGAGGATCTCGATGAATACGCCGCCCAGGCCGGCCATCACCATGGGGCCGAAGGTCGGGTCGACGCTCACGCCGACGGCCATCTCAACGCCGCCGCTGAGCATGCGGGCGATCAGTACGCCGTCGATCGCGGCATCCGGGTGATGGCGACGGGCGTTGGCGGTGATGCGTTCGTAGGCGGCCTCGACCGCGGCGGCATCGGCCAGGCTCAGTTCCACACAGCCGGCATCGGATTTGTGCAGGATGTCGGCCGAGGCGATCTTGAGCACCACGGGAAACCCGATCCGCTCGGCCGCGCGCGCGGCCTCGCCAGCACTGGTGGCCTGGGCGGCCGCGACGGTGGTCACGCCGGCCTCGGCCAGTTGCTGCAGGCAGTCGTATTCGCTATAGCGACGGCCGGCTTCCAGCCGTGGCGACGGGCGGTCGCCTGCATGGGGCGCATCGCCGCGCTCCCATGGGCGGGATTCGGCCATACGCTGGCCGAGCTGGGTCAGCGCCGAGGCCGCCTCGACCGCGGAGGTCGGATCCTCGTAGACGAGATAACCGTCGTCCTCGAAGCCGCGGCGCGCCTCGGGCGTGCACAGGGCCGCGATCATCAGCACGGCGTCGGGATAGTCGGCGCGCAGGGCCTGCAGCGGGCCGCGCAGCTTGTCTGCCAGCGCCGGCGCCAACGGCAGCATCGACAGGAAGTTGATCAGCACGTCGTAGTTGCCGTCGCGCAGCATGATGCGCTGAAAATCTGCCGGCATCGCCGGGTCGGCCACCGGCTGTGCAGTGGTGTCGACCGGGTTGCGCGTGGCCGCGGGCGGCCACATCGCGTGCAATTCGTCCTGGGCGGCCTGCGGCATGGGCGCGATGTCCAGGCCCAGCCGTGCGGCCGTATCGGCCATCAGAATGCCGACCCCGCCGGAAACCGTGATCAGCCCGAGCCGATTGCCGCGCGGCAGGGTGGCCTGGGCGGCGGCATGCGCGATATCGATGAATTCGCGGATGCTGCGGGCGCGGAATACCGGATAACGCCGGAACAGTGCATCGTAGGCTTCATCGGCGCCGGCGAGGTTGGCCGTGTGCGACATCGCCGCGGCGGCCCCGACATCCGACTCGCCGCCCTTGAGCACGATCACCGGCTTGCCCGCGGCCTGTACGGCATCCAGGGCCAGCTTCATGCGCTCGCCGTCACGACAGCCTTCCAGATGCATGGCGATGACGTGGGTGTCGGGGTCATCGGCCAGATAGGCCAGACAATCGGCGGCATCCAGGTCGGCTTCATTGCCGGTAGTCACCAGCCGGCTGATGCCCAGACCGCGTTCGCGTGCCAGCGCGAAGCAGTGAGAGCCGAAGGCGCCGCTCTGGGTGACGAAGCCGATCCGACCGGTATGCGGCAAGCCACTCTGAACCGAGCTCGAGAAGGTCGCGATCAGGCCTAGCGAAATATTCATCGCGCCCAGACAGTTTGGCCCCAGCAGGCGCAAACCGTAGCGCTCGGCGATGTCGAGCAGCTGTTGCTGCAGGGCCATGCCCTCGGCGCCGACTTCGGCAAACCCCGCGCTGAAGATCACCGCCGCGCTCACACCGCGTTCGCCGCAGTCGGTCAGCGCATCGGCAACCGCCTTGGCCGGGACGGCGATGATCGCCAGGTCGGGGCACTCCGGCGTATCGCGGACCGATGCATACGCAGTCAGCCCCTGAACCACGTCGCGGGAGGGATTGATGGGGTAGATCGGCCCGGCATACCCGGACTTTTTCAGGTAATCCACCGGCCGTCCGCCGATCCGGGTGGGCTCGGCCGATGCGCCGATGACCGCCACGGCCCGGGGCTCGAGCAGGGTCTTGACGGCAAGCGGGTCGGGGCGGCGATGGGGCATGACGAATAGCGCAGCAGATTATCGGTCGACTGTATACCGTACTCGAGCGCTGCCCGTAAAGCGCGACACGCCGGGCCGGACCGATCGCACGTCGTCCCGTTATGCCGCCCGACTTGCTGTCGGCGCTGCAACGACACAGTATGGAGGCCGTTACGCGTCCGGTCGAAATCCAGGGAGAGTCGTTTATATGGCCAATCTGAGCCCCGTCGTTCTGATCCTCATTCTCGTTGTCGGCGTCGTCATCGCGCTGGTGATCGGGTATTTCCTAGGCAGCCGGTTCGGCGGCAAGAAATCGGTCGCGATGAAAGAAGCCACTGAGAAACACGACAGCTACCGCAACGACGTGCGTGAGCATTTC from the Salinisphaera sp. T31B1 genome contains:
- a CDS encoding acetate--CoA ligase family protein, yielding MPHRRPDPLAVKTLLEPRAVAVIGASAEPTRIGGRPVDYLKKSGYAGPIYPINPSRDVVQGLTAYASVRDTPECPDLAIIAVPAKAVADALTDCGERGVSAAVIFSAGFAEVGAEGMALQQQLLDIAERYGLRLLGPNCLGAMNISLGLIATFSSSVQSGLPHTGRIGFVTQSGAFGSHCFALARERGLGISRLVTTGNEADLDAADCLAYLADDPDTHVIAMHLEGCRDGERMKLALDAVQAAGKPVIVLKGGESDVGAAAAMSHTANLAGADEAYDALFRRYPVFRARSIREFIDIAHAAAQATLPRGNRLGLITVSGGVGILMADTAARLGLDIAPMPQAAQDELHAMWPPAATRNPVDTTAQPVADPAMPADFQRIMLRDGNYDVLINFLSMLPLAPALADKLRGPLQALRADYPDAVLMIAALCTPEARRGFEDDGYLVYEDPTSAVEAASALTQLGQRMAESRPWERGDAPHAGDRPSPRLEAGRRYSEYDCLQQLAEAGVTTVAAAQATSAGEAARAAERIGFPVVLKIASADILHKSDAGCVELSLADAAAVEAAYERITANARRHHPDAAIDGVLIARMLSGGVEMAVGVSVDPTFGPMVMAGLGGVFIEILEDVTFELAPFDDTQAKAMLKRLRGYGLLTGARGRPVADIDALAATLVRLSEYAAANADVVHSIDINPLMVMTAGQGVAAADAVILTQETDPS